A stretch of Streptococcus chenjunshii DNA encodes these proteins:
- the rpsB gene encoding 30S ribosomal protein S2, whose product MAVISMKQLLEAGVHFGHQTRRWNPKMAKYIFTERNGIHVIDLQQTVKLADQAYDFVRDAAANDAVILFVGTKKQAADAVKEEAERAGQFYINHRWLGGTLTNWDTIQKRIARLKEIKAMEEDGTFDLLPKKEVALLNKQRARLEKFLGGIEDMPRIPDVMYVVDPHKEQIAVKEAKKLGIPVVAMVDTNADPDDIDVIIPANDDAIRAVKLITSKLADAVIEGRQGEDAEVDFAEAQAETQADSIEEIVEVVEGSNE is encoded by the coding sequence ATGGCAGTCATTTCAATGAAACAACTTCTTGAGGCCGGTGTTCACTTCGGCCACCAAACACGTCGCTGGAATCCTAAGATGGCGAAATACATCTTTACAGAACGCAACGGGATTCATGTTATTGATTTGCAGCAAACCGTAAAATTGGCAGATCAAGCTTACGATTTTGTCCGTGATGCTGCAGCAAACGATGCTGTTATCTTGTTTGTAGGAACGAAAAAACAAGCTGCGGATGCTGTTAAAGAAGAAGCAGAACGCGCAGGACAGTTTTATATCAACCACCGCTGGTTGGGTGGAACGTTAACGAACTGGGATACCATCCAAAAACGGATTGCCCGTCTCAAAGAAATCAAAGCAATGGAAGAAGATGGCACTTTTGACTTGCTTCCTAAAAAAGAAGTGGCTCTGCTCAACAAACAGCGTGCCCGTCTGGAAAAATTCTTAGGCGGAATCGAAGATATGCCGCGTATTCCGGATGTGATGTATGTTGTTGACCCGCATAAAGAACAAATCGCAGTTAAAGAAGCTAAGAAATTAGGAATTCCTGTAGTGGCTATGGTCGATACTAACGCTGATCCTGATGATATCGATGTTATCATCCCAGCTAATGACGATGCGATCCGTGCCGTTAAATTAATTACGTCTAAATTGGCTGATGCCGTTATTGAAGGCCGCCAAGGTGAAGATGCAGAAGTAGATTTTGCGGAAGCACAGGCAGAGACCCAAGCTGATTCAATTGAAGAAATTGTTGAGGTTGTTGAAGGGTCAAACGAATAA
- the tsf gene encoding translation elongation factor Ts: MANITAALVKELREKSGAGVMDAKKALVETDGDMDKAIELLREKGMAKAAKKADRVAAEGLTGVYVDGNVAAVVEVNAETDFVAKNAQFVELVNETAKVIAEGKPANNEEALALVTASGETLEAAYVNATATIGEKISFRRFALLEKTDEQAFGAYQHNGGRIGVISVLDGGDEALAKQVSMHIAAMKPKVLSYKELDPQFVRDELAQMNHKIEQDNESRALVDKPALPLLKYGSKAELTDEVLAQAEADIKAELQAEGKPEKIWDKIIPGKMARFMLDNTKVDQEYTLLAQVYIMDDSKTVEAYLDSVNAKVADFARFEVGEGIEKAANDFESEVAATMAEALNN; encoded by the coding sequence ATGGCAAATATTACTGCAGCCCTTGTAAAAGAATTGCGTGAAAAATCCGGTGCCGGTGTCATGGATGCTAAAAAAGCATTGGTTGAAACCGACGGCGATATGGATAAAGCAATTGAGCTGCTTCGCGAAAAAGGGATGGCTAAAGCAGCTAAAAAGGCAGACCGTGTTGCTGCTGAAGGTTTAACCGGAGTTTATGTTGACGGCAACGTGGCAGCAGTTGTGGAAGTTAACGCTGAAACAGATTTCGTTGCTAAAAATGCGCAGTTCGTTGAACTGGTTAATGAAACAGCGAAAGTTATCGCTGAAGGCAAACCAGCCAATAATGAAGAGGCCTTGGCTTTGGTGACAGCTTCGGGTGAAACATTAGAAGCGGCCTATGTCAATGCGACAGCAACTATTGGTGAAAAAATCTCTTTCCGCCGCTTTGCCCTTCTGGAAAAAACAGATGAGCAGGCTTTCGGTGCTTACCAGCACAATGGCGGCCGTATCGGTGTTATCAGTGTGCTTGATGGCGGTGATGAGGCATTAGCTAAGCAAGTGTCTATGCACATCGCTGCAATGAAACCAAAAGTTTTGTCCTATAAGGAACTGGATCCGCAATTTGTCCGCGATGAATTGGCGCAGATGAACCATAAGATTGAACAGGACAATGAAAGCCGCGCATTGGTTGACAAACCAGCCCTTCCGCTCCTGAAATACGGTTCAAAAGCTGAATTGACTGATGAAGTGCTGGCGCAGGCTGAAGCAGATATTAAGGCAGAATTGCAGGCTGAAGGCAAGCCTGAAAAAATCTGGGATAAGATTATTCCTGGCAAGATGGCTCGCTTCATGCTTGACAACACTAAGGTTGACCAAGAATATACTTTGCTGGCACAGGTTTATATCATGGATGACAGCAAAACCGTTGAAGCCTATCTTGATTCAGTAAATGCTAAAGTTGCAGATTTTGCCCGCTTTGAAGTTGGGGAAGGTATCGAAAAAGCTGCTAATGATTTCGAATCAGAAGTCGCGGCAACTATGGCAGAAGCCCTGAACAACTAA
- a CDS encoding COG2426 family protein yields the protein MNYIITFLISMVPLIELRGAVPYAIASGIPMWQAIIIGVIGNMLPVPIIFFFARRVLEWGTDKPVIGGFFTWCLKKGHSGGQKLSRAAGEKGLFLALLLFVGIPIPGTGAWTGTLAASILDWDFKRSVVAVMLGVILAGFIMASLTVLGLSAFL from the coding sequence ATGAATTACATTATTACATTTCTCATTTCAATGGTTCCTCTAATCGAGCTTCGGGGAGCTGTTCCCTATGCTATTGCCTCAGGAATTCCTATGTGGCAGGCCATTATAATTGGCGTTATCGGCAATATGCTGCCTGTTCCGATTATTTTCTTCTTTGCCCGCCGTGTTCTGGAATGGGGCACCGACAAACCAGTTATTGGCGGTTTTTTCACCTGGTGTTTAAAGAAAGGTCACAGCGGCGGACAAAAGTTAAGCAGGGCAGCCGGAGAAAAGGGGCTGTTTCTGGCGCTCCTGCTGTTTGTTGGCATTCCTATTCCCGGAACCGGAGCCTGGACCGGGACCCTGGCTGCGAGTATTCTAGACTGGGATTTTAAGCGCAGTGTTGTTGCAGTTATGCTGGGGGTTATTTTAGCCGGCTTTATTATGGCTTCATTAACTGTTCTGGGACTCTCAGCTTTCTTATAG
- a CDS encoding CtsR family transcriptional regulator, translated as MASKNTSDSIEEYIKQLLAQSGIAEIKRSNLADAFRVVPSQINYVIKTRFTESRGYIVESKRGGGGYIRIEKVCFSDQHQMLGSLMASIGDRISEQVFADLIQLLFEEKVVSRREGQIILATSSDEVLGKDGPEIRARMLRKILQRLDRKG; from the coding sequence ATGGCATCAAAAAATACATCTGACAGTATTGAAGAATATATCAAACAATTGCTGGCTCAATCAGGAATTGCTGAAATTAAGCGTTCTAACCTAGCAGATGCCTTTCGTGTTGTTCCCAGTCAAATTAACTATGTGATTAAAACCCGTTTCACAGAGAGCCGCGGCTATATTGTAGAGAGCAAACGAGGAGGCGGCGGCTACATCCGTATTGAGAAAGTCTGCTTTTCTGACCAGCATCAGATGCTGGGCAGCCTGATGGCCAGTATTGGCGATCGAATCAGTGAGCAGGTGTTTGCAGATTTGATTCAGCTGCTGTTTGAAGAAAAAGTTGTCAGCCGGCGCGAAGGCCAGATTATTTTAGCCACATCGTCTGATGAGGTTTTAGGCAAGGATGGCCCTGAAATTCGTGCCCGTATGCTGCGTAAAATTTTACAGAGATTAGACAGAAAAGGGTAA
- a CDS encoding M13 family metallopeptidase, protein MTNYQDDFYRAVNGEWEKTAQIPDDKPRTGGFSDLADEIEELMLETTDRWLAGKELPDDRILQNFIKFHRMTADYAQRERDGVSPVLPLIEEYQNLSSFKEFTAKLADYELAAKPNLMPFGVAPDFMNARMNVLWAEAPSIILPDTSYYAEDNEKGRELLAIWRQTQEKLLPQFGFSAEEIKDMLDKIIALDAKLAQLVLSSEESSEYVKLYHPYAWEDFKKLVPELPLDDFFKQILGQLPDQIIVPEERFWQAAADFYTEDNWDLLKAYLVHSAATSFNAYLTDEIRVVSGTYSRALSGTPKAQDKKKAAFYLAQGPYNQALGLWYAGEKFSPQAKADVEQKVASMIAVYKSRLETADWLAPATREKAITKLNVIRPHIGYPEKLPETYKEKIIDEQLTLVENAQNLAKISIAYSWSKWNKPVDREEWHMPAHMVNAYYDPQQNQIVFPAAILQAPFYSLEQSSSANYGGIGAVIAHEISHAFDTNGASFDENGSLNNWWTDADYKAFEARTDRVVEQFDGLDSYGAKVNGKLTVSENVADLGGLACALEAAKAEADFSVHDFFVNFATIWRMKARPEYMQMLAAVDVHAPAEWRTNITVTNFDDFHAAFGVKEGDGMWRAPQDRVIIW, encoded by the coding sequence ATGACAAACTATCAAGATGATTTTTATCGAGCGGTTAATGGCGAATGGGAAAAGACAGCTCAGATTCCGGATGACAAGCCGCGGACAGGCGGTTTTTCCGACTTAGCAGATGAAATTGAAGAGCTGATGCTGGAAACGACTGACCGCTGGCTGGCTGGCAAAGAGCTTCCCGATGACCGTATTTTGCAGAATTTTATTAAATTCCACAGAATGACAGCTGATTATGCCCAGCGGGAGCGGGACGGTGTCAGCCCTGTTCTGCCCCTAATTGAAGAGTATCAAAATCTTTCTTCTTTCAAAGAATTTACAGCTAAACTGGCGGACTATGAATTGGCCGCTAAACCTAATCTGATGCCATTTGGCGTAGCTCCTGATTTTATGAATGCTCGGATGAATGTGCTGTGGGCCGAGGCACCAAGCATTATTCTGCCGGACACCAGTTACTACGCTGAAGATAATGAAAAAGGGCGTGAGCTTCTGGCTATTTGGCGGCAGACTCAGGAAAAGCTCCTGCCGCAGTTTGGTTTTTCCGCAGAGGAAATCAAGGACATGCTGGACAAGATAATCGCTCTAGATGCGAAACTGGCCCAGTTAGTCCTCTCAAGTGAGGAAAGTTCCGAATATGTCAAGCTCTACCATCCTTATGCTTGGGAGGATTTTAAAAAATTGGTTCCCGAGCTTCCTTTGGACGATTTCTTCAAGCAGATTCTCGGCCAGCTTCCCGATCAGATTATTGTTCCGGAAGAGCGGTTTTGGCAGGCTGCAGCTGATTTTTATACAGAAGACAACTGGGATTTGCTCAAAGCCTATTTGGTTCACAGTGCGGCAACCAGCTTTAATGCCTATCTGACTGATGAGATTCGGGTTGTATCAGGCACCTACAGCCGCGCTCTATCAGGAACGCCTAAAGCTCAGGATAAGAAAAAAGCGGCCTTTTATTTAGCGCAGGGGCCTTACAATCAGGCATTGGGGCTCTGGTATGCCGGCGAAAAATTTTCGCCTCAGGCTAAGGCCGATGTTGAACAGAAAGTGGCCAGCATGATCGCTGTCTATAAATCGCGTTTGGAAACAGCGGACTGGCTGGCACCAGCGACACGCGAAAAAGCGATTACCAAACTCAATGTCATCAGGCCGCATATCGGCTATCCGGAAAAATTACCAGAAACATATAAAGAAAAGATAATTGATGAGCAATTGACTTTAGTCGAAAATGCCCAGAATCTGGCTAAGATTTCAATCGCCTACAGCTGGAGCAAGTGGAACAAGCCGGTTGACCGTGAGGAGTGGCATATGCCGGCTCACATGGTTAATGCATACTATGATCCCCAGCAAAATCAGATTGTCTTCCCAGCAGCTATTTTGCAGGCACCGTTTTATTCGCTGGAACAGAGTTCTTCAGCCAATTACGGCGGCATCGGTGCGGTTATAGCGCACGAAATTTCACACGCTTTTGATACTAACGGCGCTTCATTTGATGAAAACGGCAGTCTTAACAACTGGTGGACAGATGCGGATTACAAAGCCTTTGAAGCAAGGACAGATCGGGTTGTTGAGCAGTTTGACGGCTTGGATTCCTATGGAGCTAAAGTCAATGGGAAACTGACCGTGTCAGAAAATGTTGCGGATCTCGGCGGTTTGGCCTGTGCTTTGGAAGCAGCCAAAGCGGAAGCAGATTTTTCAGTTCATGACTTCTTTGTCAATTTTGCAACAATCTGGCGGATGAAGGCTCGGCCGGAATATATGCAAATGCTGGCCGCAGTGGATGTCCATGCTCCGGCAGAGTGGCGGACCAATATAACAGTGACCAACTTTGACGACTTTCATGCAGCGTTCGGGGTAAAAGAAGGCGATGGGATGTGGCGGGCTCCGCAAGACCGTGTCATCATTTGGTAA
- the treC gene encoding alpha,alpha-phosphotrehalase yields MSFDKRQVVYQIYPKSFKDTTGNGIGDLGGIIAKLPYLAELGVDVIWLNPFYPSPQRDNGYDVSDYKAVNPLFGTMADFEKLSQQAKEYGIEIMLDMVLNHCSTDHEWFQKALAGDRFYQDFFILRDEPTDWQSKFGGNAWTPFGDTGKYYLHLFDVTQADLNWRNPHVREELFKVVNFWRSKGVKGFRFDVINLIGKDEVLKDNPNFDGKPEYTDRPINHTYLQMLNKATFGDDEMGITVGEMSFTDIPNCVQYSNPSSHELDMVFNFHHLKVDYDNGQKWTRKPFDFIELKNLFHTWGEGMSQGGGWNALFWNNHDQPRALNRFIDVEHFRNEGATMLAASIHLSRGTPYIYMGEEIGMLDPDYDSMTDYADVESLNAYQDLLAAGKSPAEAFAIIKAKSRDNSRTPMQWDSSPNAGFSDTAPWLKVGKSYPQINVEKEKEGKIFPFYQKLIRLRKAMPIIAEGAYRAAYQDSDRVYAFERLFGDDRLLVINNFFGQNVTLNLSEQYRTGEILLSNYADTVLDEKITLKPYQTLAILAAQN; encoded by the coding sequence ATGTCCTTCGATAAAAGACAAGTCGTTTATCAAATTTATCCCAAGTCCTTTAAAGACACAACAGGCAATGGTATCGGCGATTTAGGCGGTATTATTGCCAAACTCCCCTATTTAGCAGAGCTGGGCGTAGATGTTATTTGGCTCAATCCTTTTTACCCCAGTCCTCAGCGCGATAATGGTTATGATGTTTCCGACTATAAAGCAGTGAATCCTTTATTTGGCACAATGGCCGATTTTGAAAAACTGTCACAGCAGGCTAAGGAATACGGCATTGAAATCATGCTGGACATGGTGCTCAATCACTGTTCAACTGATCACGAATGGTTCCAAAAAGCTCTTGCAGGCGACCGTTTTTATCAGGATTTCTTTATTTTGAGAGATGAACCGACAGACTGGCAGTCTAAGTTTGGCGGCAATGCTTGGACGCCTTTTGGCGACACAGGAAAGTATTATCTGCATCTTTTCGATGTCACTCAGGCCGATCTCAACTGGCGCAATCCCCATGTCCGCGAAGAACTTTTTAAAGTGGTTAATTTTTGGCGCAGTAAAGGGGTTAAAGGTTTCCGCTTTGATGTTATCAACTTAATCGGTAAAGATGAAGTGCTCAAAGATAATCCCAATTTTGACGGCAAGCCGGAATACACTGACCGGCCGATTAACCATACCTATCTGCAAATGCTGAACAAAGCTACATTTGGCGATGATGAGATGGGGATAACCGTGGGGGAAATGAGCTTCACAGACATTCCAAACTGTGTGCAGTACAGCAATCCCTCCAGCCATGAATTGGATATGGTCTTCAATTTTCATCATCTTAAAGTTGATTATGATAATGGTCAAAAATGGACACGCAAGCCCTTTGATTTTATTGAGCTGAAAAACCTTTTTCATACTTGGGGGGAGGGTATGAGCCAGGGCGGCGGCTGGAATGCCTTGTTTTGGAACAACCACGACCAGCCAAGAGCGCTCAACCGCTTCATTGATGTTGAGCATTTTCGCAATGAAGGGGCAACAATGCTGGCGGCCAGTATCCATCTGTCACGCGGAACCCCCTATATTTATATGGGGGAAGAGATCGGTATGCTTGACCCGGACTATGATTCCATGACTGACTACGCAGATGTAGAAAGTCTGAATGCTTATCAGGATTTGCTGGCAGCTGGGAAGTCTCCGGCAGAAGCATTCGCCATCATTAAAGCAAAATCAAGAGATAATTCACGGACGCCGATGCAGTGGGACAGCAGTCCGAATGCCGGCTTTTCTGACACAGCTCCTTGGCTTAAAGTTGGCAAGTCTTACCCGCAAATCAATGTGGAAAAGGAAAAAGAAGGAAAGATTTTTCCATTTTATCAAAAATTGATTCGTCTGCGCAAAGCGATGCCGATTATCGCAGAAGGAGCTTACCGAGCGGCTTATCAGGACAGTGACAGGGTTTACGCTTTTGAGCGCTTGTTTGGCGACGACAGACTGCTGGTTATCAATAATTTCTTTGGCCAGAATGTCACTCTTAATCTCTCTGAACAGTACCGGACGGGAGAGATTTTGCTCAGCAATTATGCGGATACTGTCCTAGACGAAAAAATCACTTTGAAACCTTATCAAACCTTAGCCATTTTAGCGGCCCAAAATTAG
- the treP gene encoding PTS system trehalose-specific EIIBC component, producing the protein MGKFEKEARDLLSAIGGKENVSAVTHCATRMRFVLNDESKADVKTIESIPAVKGTFTNAGQFQVIIGNDVPIFYNDFTAVSGIEGVSKEAAKSAAAGKQNPVQRAVTMLAEIFTPIIPAIIVGGLILGFRNILEGVAWSALDGKTIVEVSQFWSGVNSFLWLPGEAIFHYLPVGITWSVSRKMGTSQILGIVLGICLISPNQLLNAYNVASTSAAEIAKDWVWDFGYFTVNKIGYQAQVIPALLAGLSLAYLERFWRKVIPEVVSMIFVPFLSLLPALILAHTVLGPVGWVIGQWISTVVLAGLTGSFKWLFGAVFGALYAPLVITGLHHMTNAIDTQLIADSGGTVLWPMIALSNIAQGSAVLAYYWMNRHDEREAQIALPASISAYLGVTEPALFGVNLKYIYPFVAGMIGSGIAGLLSTTFNVTANAIGIGGLPGILSIQARYMGIFALLMLVAVAVPFVLTLFFRKAGFFTKAEDQTVKAPQAEALAQAEAAAEAPKGTLVKIQSPLTGQAKPLAEAADPVFAEGVMGQGVVIDPGEGELTAPVAGEISVLFPTKHAVGLVTPQGVELLIHIGMDTVNLEGQGFTAHVKQGDSVQAGDRLISFDIKQIKAAGYVIETPVIVTNQNDFQADAALALPQTVQRGDDLLTATKI; encoded by the coding sequence ATGGGAAAATTTGAAAAAGAGGCTCGAGATTTGCTGTCGGCAATCGGGGGCAAGGAGAATGTCTCGGCTGTAACACACTGTGCGACACGGATGCGCTTTGTTTTAAACGATGAAAGCAAGGCTGATGTCAAAACGATTGAAAGTATTCCTGCAGTCAAGGGAACCTTTACCAATGCCGGACAGTTTCAGGTCATTATCGGCAACGATGTTCCGATTTTTTACAATGATTTTACGGCGGTTTCCGGTATCGAAGGCGTGTCCAAAGAAGCGGCTAAATCAGCTGCTGCAGGCAAGCAAAATCCTGTTCAGCGTGCGGTCACTATGCTGGCTGAAATTTTTACGCCGATTATTCCGGCTATCATTGTCGGAGGTCTGATCCTGGGCTTTCGTAATATTCTTGAAGGAGTGGCTTGGTCGGCTTTAGATGGGAAAACAATTGTTGAAGTTTCTCAATTTTGGAGCGGGGTAAACAGTTTCCTCTGGCTGCCGGGTGAAGCTATTTTTCATTATCTTCCGGTTGGTATTACCTGGTCGGTTTCGCGTAAAATGGGGACTTCACAGATTTTGGGTATCGTCCTTGGGATCTGTCTGATTTCACCGAATCAGCTGCTCAATGCTTATAATGTAGCCAGCACATCGGCCGCTGAAATTGCTAAAGACTGGGTGTGGGATTTTGGTTATTTCACTGTTAATAAAATCGGCTATCAGGCTCAAGTTATTCCAGCGCTTCTTGCCGGGCTGTCCTTGGCTTATTTGGAACGCTTTTGGCGTAAAGTTATTCCGGAAGTTGTTTCAATGATTTTCGTGCCTTTTCTGTCTCTGCTTCCGGCTTTAATTTTGGCTCACACAGTTCTTGGTCCGGTCGGCTGGGTTATCGGGCAATGGATTTCGACGGTTGTCCTTGCCGGCTTGACAGGTTCCTTCAAATGGCTGTTCGGCGCCGTGTTCGGTGCACTCTATGCTCCGCTTGTTATCACTGGGCTCCATCATATGACTAATGCCATTGATACACAGCTGATTGCTGACAGCGGGGGAACCGTGCTGTGGCCAATGATTGCCCTGTCTAATATTGCTCAAGGTTCAGCAGTCTTAGCTTACTATTGGATGAACCGCCATGATGAACGAGAGGCACAGATTGCCCTGCCGGCCAGCATCTCTGCTTATTTGGGTGTTACAGAGCCAGCGCTCTTCGGGGTTAACCTGAAGTATATCTATCCTTTTGTAGCCGGAATGATTGGTTCTGGTATTGCCGGACTTTTATCAACGACCTTTAATGTGACAGCCAATGCGATTGGTATCGGCGGTCTGCCGGGTATTCTTTCTATTCAGGCACGCTATATGGGTATTTTTGCTTTGCTGATGCTGGTTGCTGTTGCTGTTCCATTTGTCTTAACCCTCTTTTTCCGCAAAGCCGGCTTTTTCACTAAGGCAGAGGATCAAACGGTTAAGGCGCCTCAGGCAGAAGCTTTGGCTCAGGCAGAAGCAGCTGCTGAAGCACCAAAAGGAACATTGGTTAAGATTCAGAGCCCTTTAACAGGACAGGCAAAACCTTTGGCAGAAGCCGCTGATCCGGTCTTTGCTGAAGGGGTTATGGGACAAGGTGTTGTTATTGATCCTGGTGAAGGAGAGCTGACCGCTCCAGTTGCCGGTGAGATATCTGTTCTGTTCCCAACCAAACATGCAGTAGGCTTGGTAACTCCTCAAGGTGTGGAACTGTTGATCCATATCGGTATGGATACCGTTAACCTTGAAGGACAAGGTTTCACAGCTCATGTTAAACAGGGCGACAGTGTTCAGGCCGGAGACAGACTGATTAGCTTTGACATCAAACAGATTAAAGCAGCAGGCTACGTGATTGAAACACCTGTCATTGTGACTAATCAAAATGATTTTCAGGCTGATGCAGCGCTTGCTCTGCCGCAAACAGTTCAGCGAGGCGATGATTTGCTGACCGCTACTAAAATTTAG